From a region of the Candidatus Rhabdochlamydia porcellionis genome:
- a CDS encoding lipoyl protein ligase domain-containing protein — MRFDMELLENAENFLNPVLHFYEWESPSATYGYFADPASLLFLDQIGLLDLARRPTGGGVIFHIWDFAFSVLVPASCALYSVNTLNNYALINAVVLSSIESFLGNSTSFYLTPQEEASSVKDCKHFCMAKPTQYDVMLKNKKVAGAAQRKTKKGFLHQGSICLQLPNRNYLNQIIRSKEVIDAMYRHTFPLLGDQAVSKAQIEAAKVDLQTLLACDLNRICLKYSQANC, encoded by the coding sequence ATGCGCTTTGATATGGAGCTCTTAGAAAATGCTGAAAATTTTTTAAACCCAGTACTTCATTTCTATGAATGGGAGTCTCCTAGTGCGACTTATGGCTATTTTGCAGATCCTGCCTCCTTGCTTTTTTTAGACCAAATTGGGCTGCTTGACTTAGCAAGAAGACCGACAGGGGGAGGAGTGATTTTTCATATTTGGGATTTTGCTTTTAGCGTTTTAGTACCAGCTAGTTGCGCTCTTTATTCAGTAAATACCTTAAATAATTACGCACTCATTAATGCGGTTGTCCTATCCTCAATTGAGTCTTTTTTGGGGAATAGTACTTCCTTTTACCTTACTCCTCAAGAGGAAGCTTCTTCAGTTAAGGATTGTAAACATTTTTGTATGGCAAAGCCAACCCAATATGATGTAATGCTAAAAAATAAGAAGGTAGCAGGGGCTGCTCAACGTAAAACAAAAAAAGGCTTCCTACATCAGGGGAGTATTTGTCTACAGCTTCCCAATCGCAATTACCTTAATCAAATCATTCGTTCTAAAGAAGTGATTGATGCTATGTATAGGCACACATTTCCTCTTTTAGGGGATCAAGCTGTTTCAAAAGCACAAATAGAGGCAGCAAAGGTGGATCTTCAAACACTTTTAGCCTGTGATTTAAACCGCATTTGCTTAAAATATTCACAAGCAAATTGTTAA
- the proS gene encoding proline--tRNA ligase: MKERTAIQPTRQENYAEWYQEVIKAADLAEHSSVRGCMVIKPWGYAIWENMQRVLDSMLKKTGHQNAYFPLFIPLSFLQKEAEHVEGFAKECAVVTHHRLEKNQEGKLIPAEELEEPLVVRPTSETIIGDAFSKWITSYRDLPLLINQWANVVRWEMRTRMFLRTTEFLWQEGHTAHATKEQAQEETKLMLDVYTQFAYEFLAIPVIKGEKTASERFPGAVSTYCIEAMMQDRKALQAGTSHFLGQNFAKASQILFQDPQGESQFAWTTSWGVTTRLIGALVMTHSDDDGLILPPKIASSQIVLLPVIHKEEKREEVLNYCRSLAEELRGLSYVGRSLEVIIDTRDLRGGEKLWSWIKKGIPIRIEVGPRDIEQDLLPVSRRDCPHREKKTFSKQKLLLSIRDILDSIQDTLLQRALDFRNTHTHKIDTQEDFYAFFTPKNPKNPEIHAGFALTHFSEDLDIEEEIKQDLGVTIRCIPLDEEEEGTCPFTGKKSTRRVIFAKSY; this comes from the coding sequence ATGAAAGAGCGCACCGCAATTCAACCTACCCGCCAAGAAAACTATGCAGAATGGTATCAAGAAGTCATAAAAGCAGCCGATCTTGCAGAGCATTCCTCTGTTAGAGGCTGTATGGTTATCAAACCTTGGGGATATGCGATCTGGGAAAATATGCAAAGAGTGCTCGATTCTATGCTAAAAAAAACCGGCCATCAAAACGCTTATTTCCCTCTATTTATTCCTTTAAGCTTTTTGCAAAAAGAAGCAGAGCATGTAGAAGGTTTTGCCAAAGAATGTGCGGTGGTTACCCACCATCGTTTAGAAAAAAATCAAGAGGGGAAATTAATCCCAGCAGAAGAGTTAGAAGAGCCCTTGGTTGTGCGTCCTACTTCAGAAACAATTATTGGTGATGCTTTTTCCAAGTGGATAACTTCTTATCGCGATCTCCCTCTTCTGATTAATCAATGGGCGAATGTAGTTCGTTGGGAAATGAGAACAAGGATGTTTTTACGTACGACAGAATTTCTATGGCAAGAAGGGCATACAGCGCATGCCACGAAGGAGCAAGCGCAAGAAGAGACAAAACTCATGCTCGACGTGTATACGCAATTTGCATATGAATTTTTGGCTATTCCCGTCATTAAAGGAGAAAAAACCGCTTCTGAGAGATTTCCAGGTGCTGTTTCTACCTATTGCATTGAAGCAATGATGCAAGATCGCAAAGCCCTGCAGGCGGGAACCTCGCATTTTCTTGGACAGAATTTTGCCAAGGCTTCCCAGATTCTTTTTCAGGATCCACAAGGAGAATCGCAATTTGCTTGGACTACTTCTTGGGGAGTAACCACCAGGTTGATTGGAGCTCTTGTAATGACTCACAGTGATGATGATGGATTAATTTTACCTCCTAAGATTGCTTCCTCTCAGATTGTCCTGCTCCCTGTGATACATAAAGAAGAGAAAAGAGAAGAGGTGCTTAACTATTGCAGGTCCCTAGCAGAAGAACTCCGTGGTTTATCCTATGTAGGTAGGTCTTTAGAGGTCATCATCGATACAAGAGACTTAAGAGGAGGAGAAAAACTCTGGTCTTGGATTAAAAAGGGGATTCCTATTCGAATTGAAGTAGGTCCACGAGACATAGAACAAGACCTCTTGCCTGTATCGCGGAGAGATTGTCCTCATAGAGAAAAAAAGACATTTTCTAAACAAAAACTTCTCTTATCCATTAGAGATATTCTCGATTCTATCCAAGATACACTTCTGCAAAGAGCGTTGGATTTTAGAAACACTCATACCCATAAAATTGATACTCAAGAAGACTTCTATGCATTTTTTACTCCTAAAAATCCTAAAAATCCTGAGATCCATGCAGGATTTGCCTTAACTCATTTCTCAGAAGATCTCGACATAGAAGAAGAAATTAAACAAGATTTAGGGGTTACCATCCGTTGCATCCCATTAGACGAAGAAGAGGAGGGAACATGTCCCTTTACAGGTAAAAAAAGTACAAGACGAGTGATTTTTGCTAAGTCGTATTGA
- a CDS encoding CPn0927/CPn0928 family alpha/beta hydrolase fold protein → MTISSPSSFIHSEKSFSDIFFGANAFYSQPEYLEATKQDLSLTRPLLVSYTWNTEHKIIRIAKQILSIIVCPTAFSITAFSMSLSLIGKISLIKAALICSPMSLLFFARILILPASCLGSFASITSFIFKKCSLHERRSELELKNEWKYKRITIETDGYKIDSIIAGKPSTFNNGRWTLISNGNGELYEFKLDEELNNFLSKCNSNAILFNYPGVGVSSGLPSKQAMVKAYRAMLTFLEDEEKGIGAKEIIGSGFSLGGGIQGEALRIHPLKKDIKYVFIKDRTFSSLSRLVPLITCKFFGFLIKPLGWEMDSVASSQKLQAPEIILQATLPKYPYENYVYELKNSNNLAETDGVIEKKGSLAFELLELGARKNKHFLGIRSSHNDPLDTASVERLSEIVNKTFSEDLELLTQVECR, encoded by the coding sequence ATGACAATCTCTAGCCCTTCAAGCTTTATTCATTCAGAAAAATCTTTTTCAGACATTTTTTTTGGAGCAAATGCATTTTATAGTCAGCCTGAATATTTAGAGGCTACAAAACAAGATTTGTCTTTAACTAGGCCTTTGCTTGTCAGTTACACATGGAATACCGAGCATAAAATTATTAGAATTGCAAAGCAAATCCTATCAATCATTGTTTGCCCAACAGCTTTTTCAATCACTGCTTTTTCAATGAGTCTTTCTCTTATTGGAAAAATCTCCTTGATAAAAGCAGCACTCATTTGTTCACCTATGTCTCTTCTTTTCTTTGCTAGAATTCTGATTTTGCCTGCTTCATGTCTAGGTTCTTTTGCTTCAATCACAAGCTTTATATTTAAAAAATGTTCTTTACATGAGAGAAGATCGGAACTTGAATTAAAGAATGAATGGAAGTACAAGCGCATAACTATTGAAACTGATGGATATAAAATAGATAGCATAATAGCTGGTAAGCCATCTACTTTCAATAATGGTAGATGGACTCTAATATCCAATGGGAATGGTGAACTTTATGAATTCAAATTGGATGAAGAGTTAAATAATTTTTTATCTAAATGTAACAGCAATGCTATTTTGTTCAATTATCCAGGAGTGGGAGTGAGCTCTGGTTTACCTAGTAAGCAAGCAATGGTCAAAGCTTATCGTGCCATGCTAACCTTCTTAGAAGATGAAGAAAAAGGTATTGGTGCTAAAGAGATTATTGGATCTGGCTTTTCTCTGGGTGGAGGTATACAAGGAGAAGCATTAAGAATACATCCATTAAAAAAAGATATAAAATATGTTTTTATCAAAGACAGAACGTTTTCTTCTTTAAGTCGGCTAGTTCCATTAATAACATGCAAATTCTTTGGTTTTTTAATAAAACCTCTTGGTTGGGAAATGGATTCTGTAGCTTCTTCTCAAAAGCTACAAGCGCCAGAGATCATCTTACAAGCAACTCTACCAAAATATCCTTATGAAAACTATGTATACGAACTAAAAAACAGCAATAATCTAGCTGAAACAGACGGTGTAATAGAAAAAAAAGGCTCCTTAGCTTTTGAATTGCTGGAATTAGGAGCTCGTAAGAATAAACATTTTCTAGGAATTAGATCTTCTCATAATGATCCATTAGACACAGCTTCTGTTGAGCGTTTGTCTGAAATTGTTAATAAAACCTTCTCAGAAGATTTAGAGCTACTTACACAAGTAGAATGTAGGTGA
- the gcvH gene encoding glycine cleavage system protein GcvH encodes MKFTESHEWIRMENEVGTVGITHFAQKEIGEIVYVELPSVGKLVKAGQEIAVLESTKAAADIYSPVSGEVLEINEKLQEFSQGINQAAETDGWLFKVKITDKEELERLLSEEQYKEFIR; translated from the coding sequence ATGAAATTTACAGAGTCACATGAGTGGATTAGAATGGAGAATGAAGTAGGCACGGTTGGAATTACTCATTTTGCTCAAAAAGAAATTGGGGAAATCGTATATGTGGAATTACCCTCTGTTGGCAAACTGGTAAAAGCCGGTCAGGAAATTGCTGTACTTGAATCTACCAAAGCAGCAGCAGATATTTATTCTCCTGTATCTGGAGAAGTTTTAGAAATTAATGAAAAATTACAAGAGTTTTCTCAAGGGATTAACCAAGCAGCTGAAACCGATGGTTGGCTTTTTAAGGTTAAAATTACAGACAAAGAGGAATTAGAAAGACTCCTATCAGAAGAACAATATAAAGAGTTCATTCGATGA
- a CDS encoding transposase — translation MAAKNRSNILAPFCYTGTCNTQLFNMWLEQILIPELKPGQVVILDNASFHKSKESLEIIKRARCEVLFLSPYSPDLNPIEKFWAHFKKRVKEALT, via the coding sequence ATAGCAGCTAAGAATCGATCAAACATTTTAGCACCCTTTTGTTATACAGGAACATGTAATACCCAGTTGTTTAACATGTGGCTCGAACAAATACTCATCCCTGAGCTAAAACCTGGACAAGTAGTTATTTTGGATAATGCGAGTTTTCATAAGTCCAAAGAGAGTTTAGAAATCATTAAAAGAGCTAGATGCGAAGTATTATTTTTGTCTCCCTATTCTCCTGATTTGAATCCTATCGAAAAGTTTTGGGCACATTTTAAGAAAAGAGTAAAAGAAGCCTTAACCTGA
- a CDS encoding leucine-rich repeat domain-containing protein produces the protein MTINSSNNNPSQLKHALTSILKEWEKEASSEENRREATNRILDFFNCKEKSLLDLSYLNLSSLPDVFSHLSELEELNLNGNRLTTFPGTNIGLTALKLKIIHINNKIFATLFGILTYRAVLAQKQQLDHVLNQWIEKSLSEENQIEVKKRVFDFFNNSTKKNLNLSNLNLSSLPDIFNISCFCHRLKQLDLSKNQLTTLPDTFGNLSQLTELDLSTNQLTTLPDTFGNLAQLIWLDLNTNQLTTLPDTLGNLARLAELDLSTNQLTTLPDTFSNLAQLTQLGLSINKLTTLPDAFSSLSQLAILDLSTNQLTNLPDTLGNLSRLTELDLSINQLTTLPDTFGNLTQLIWLDLSTNQLTALPDAFSSLSQLAILDLSTNQLRTLPDTLDNLSRLTELDLSTNQLTTLPDTLDNLSRLTELNLKENQLTALPDTFSNLSKLTILNLSENQLTILPDTFGNLSRLIELDLSTNQLTTLPDTFGNLAQLTQLGLSTNKLTTLPDAFGNLSRLKILELSNNYSLTEIPLKILELPESSVIALRGNHNIDPVILEYLLTAIASFRYKGPKIILHNTMKEFVAMMYQLIKKPPREFSKLEESEDLYLWLKRLFDIADFKKGGELQKELITQVINYLTEANDNQEFRATFDTIIHDAVRTCGDRMALSIINLDVAHQLATVSFTNMHALADLLKGLWAINMLEAIAENKISVLRSEAEDPDQEVDEVEIYLGYLIKLKEDLNLPVNMQNMLFFDCSQLTPDDLQEAKAFVLSQQSHQKAYFAFLNLHDKWIAALSTHYKEEYQSIVDARENSASLENPDYIAIEENFNKQLEALTEKALSRKRALLRDSSLNESKRVRFNIL, from the coding sequence ATGACAATAAATAGCAGCAACAACAATCCATCTCAATTAAAGCACGCACTCACAAGTATTTTAAAAGAATGGGAAAAAGAAGCATCTTCAGAAGAAAATAGAAGAGAAGCTACAAATAGAATTCTTGATTTTTTTAATTGCAAAGAAAAGTCTCTATTAGATTTATCCTACTTAAACTTAAGTTCTTTGCCTGATGTTTTCAGTCATCTCTCTGAATTAGAAGAACTAAACCTTAATGGTAACAGACTTACAACTTTTCCTGGTACGAATATCGGCTTAACTGCATTAAAGTTAAAGATCATACATATTAATAATAAAATATTTGCTACGCTATTTGGTATACTTACTTACAGGGCTGTTTTAGCTCAAAAACAGCAATTGGACCACGTCTTAAACCAGTGGATAGAAAAATCTCTTTCTGAAGAAAATCAAATAGAAGTTAAAAAGAGAGTTTTTGATTTTTTTAATAATAGCACAAAAAAAAATTTAAACTTATCTAATCTAAACTTAAGCTCCTTACCCGATATTTTTAACATTTCTTGCTTTTGTCATAGATTAAAACAGTTAGATCTCAGCAAGAACCAACTTACAACCCTGCCTGATACATTCGGCAACCTATCTCAACTAACAGAACTAGATCTTAGTACTAATCAACTTACAACCCTACCTGATACATTTGGCAATCTAGCTCAACTAATATGGTTAGATCTTAATACTAATCAACTTACAACATTACCTGATACACTTGGCAATCTAGCTCGACTAGCAGAACTAGATCTTAGTACTAATCAACTTACAACCCTGCCTGATACATTCAGCAATCTAGCTCAACTAACACAGTTAGGGCTTAGCATCAATAAACTTACAACCTTACCTGATGCATTCAGCAGCCTATCTCAGCTAGCAATACTAGATCTTAGTACTAATCAACTTACAAACTTACCTGATACACTTGGTAATCTATCTAGACTAACAGAACTAGATCTTAGTATTAATCAACTTACAACCCTGCCTGATACATTCGGCAATCTAACTCAACTAATATGGTTAGATCTTAGTACTAATCAACTTACAGCCTTACCTGATGCATTCAGCAGCCTATCTCAGCTAGCAATACTAGATCTTAGTACTAATCAACTTAGAACCTTACCTGATACACTTGATAATCTATCTAGACTAACAGAACTAGATCTTAGTACTAATCAACTTACAACCTTACCTGATACACTTGATAATCTATCTAGACTAACAGAACTAAATCTCAAGGAGAATCAACTTACAGCCTTACCTGATACATTCAGCAACCTATCTAAGCTAACAATACTAAATCTCAGCGAGAATCAGCTTACAATCTTACCCGATACATTTGGTAATCTATCTAGACTAATAGAACTAGATCTTAGTACTAATCAACTTACAACCCTGCCTGATACATTCGGCAATCTAGCTCAACTAACACAGTTAGGGCTTAGCACCAATAAACTTACAACCTTACCTGATGCATTCGGTAATCTATCTCGACTAAAAATATTAGAACTTAGCAATAACTATTCTTTAACTGAAATCCCTCTGAAAATACTAGAGCTTCCCGAATCTAGTGTTATTGCTTTGAGAGGGAACCATAATATTGATCCAGTGATTCTAGAATACCTTTTAACAGCTATTGCTAGTTTTCGTTACAAGGGTCCTAAGATCATTCTTCATAATACAATGAAAGAGTTCGTAGCAATGATGTATCAATTAATAAAAAAGCCTCCTAGAGAGTTTTCTAAGCTTGAAGAATCAGAAGATTTGTACCTTTGGCTAAAGCGACTATTTGATATTGCTGACTTTAAAAAGGGAGGAGAATTACAAAAAGAATTAATTACTCAAGTGATAAACTACTTAACCGAAGCTAATGACAACCAAGAGTTTCGTGCAACTTTTGATACGATTATTCATGATGCAGTAAGAACATGTGGTGATAGAATGGCATTGTCTATTATAAATTTAGATGTTGCTCATCAACTTGCAACTGTTTCTTTTACAAACATGCATGCTCTAGCAGATCTTCTTAAAGGTTTATGGGCTATCAATATGTTAGAAGCAATTGCTGAAAATAAAATTAGCGTTTTACGATCTGAAGCTGAAGATCCTGATCAGGAAGTTGATGAAGTGGAAATATACCTTGGATACCTCATCAAACTCAAAGAGGATTTAAACCTTCCTGTAAACATGCAAAATATGCTTTTCTTTGACTGCAGTCAACTAACTCCTGACGACCTACAAGAGGCTAAAGCATTTGTCTTGAGCCAGCAGAGCCATCAAAAAGCGTATTTTGCGTTTCTTAATCTTCATGATAAATGGATAGCAGCTCTTTCTACTCATTATAAAGAAGAATATCAATCTATAGTAGATGCAAGAGAAAATTCTGCTAGCTTAGAAAACCCAGACTATATTGCTATTGAGGAAAACTTCAATAAACAACTAGAAGCACTAACCGAAAAAGCTCTATCAAGAAAAAGGGCATTATTGAGGGACTCTTCTTTAAATGAGTCAAAAAGAGTCCGCTTCAATATTCTATAG
- the dnaA gene encoding chromosomal replication initiator protein DnaA, whose protein sequence is MLTKTPQEAWSEFLETVEKRCSTTEFQNWFAPIRIREECTEELCLEVPNIFVQEYLMNNYKKELSSFLSVKTTGELSLSFTISETKKAEPLPQIPLSQLASPASQHALEVKLNPNYTFQHFIEGPSNQFVKSAAVGIATRPGKSYTLMFIHGGVGLGKTHILHSIGHQVRERHKKLRVYCITTEAFINDLVDNLRNKSLDRMKRFYRSLDVLLVDDIQFLQNRPNFEEEFCNTFESLINQGKQIVITSDKPPGQLKLSERLIARMEWGLVANVGIPDLETRVAILQHKAEQKGFRLPQSIAFFIAEHIYNNVRQLEGAINRLNAYCRLMKLDVTQEVVESTLGELFQTSSYKKISVDNILKSVATIFGVRISDLKSSVRSKDVSFPRQVAMYLAKELINDSLIRLASAFGGKTHSTLLHAWKKIAGLVKKDERLRRQIDMARRNLEA, encoded by the coding sequence ATGTTGACAAAAACACCGCAAGAAGCATGGTCGGAATTTTTAGAAACTGTTGAAAAACGATGTTCCACTACAGAATTTCAGAATTGGTTTGCTCCGATTCGTATACGAGAAGAATGCACTGAAGAACTCTGCCTTGAAGTGCCAAACATTTTTGTTCAAGAATATCTCATGAATAATTACAAAAAAGAACTCAGTTCTTTTCTATCAGTAAAAACAACAGGTGAACTTAGTTTATCTTTTACTATTTCAGAAACAAAAAAAGCAGAGCCCTTACCACAAATTCCTTTGAGCCAGCTAGCTTCACCTGCTTCTCAACACGCCTTAGAAGTAAAGCTCAATCCTAATTATACATTTCAACATTTCATTGAAGGTCCTTCGAATCAATTTGTAAAATCTGCTGCTGTAGGAATTGCCACTCGTCCTGGTAAATCTTATACTCTTATGTTTATTCATGGAGGAGTGGGTTTAGGCAAAACCCATATTTTGCATTCTATCGGTCATCAAGTAAGAGAAAGACATAAAAAATTACGTGTTTATTGTATTACCACAGAAGCTTTCATTAATGACTTAGTCGATAATTTACGCAATAAGTCTTTAGATCGCATGAAACGGTTCTATCGCTCTTTAGATGTTTTACTCGTGGATGATATTCAGTTTTTACAAAACCGCCCTAATTTCGAAGAAGAGTTTTGCAATACTTTTGAGAGCTTGATCAATCAGGGAAAACAAATCGTAATTACTAGTGATAAACCTCCAGGACAACTCAAACTCTCTGAACGATTAATTGCAAGAATGGAATGGGGACTTGTAGCCAATGTAGGAATCCCCGATTTAGAAACACGAGTAGCGATCCTACAACACAAAGCAGAACAAAAAGGATTTCGTCTTCCTCAATCGATTGCATTTTTTATTGCAGAGCACATCTATAACAACGTACGTCAACTTGAAGGCGCTATCAATCGTTTAAATGCTTATTGTCGCTTGATGAAACTCGATGTTACACAAGAAGTTGTAGAAAGCACCTTAGGTGAATTATTTCAAACCTCTTCATATAAAAAGATTTCTGTAGACAACATCTTAAAAAGCGTAGCTACCATTTTTGGAGTACGGATTAGTGATTTAAAAAGCTCTGTTCGCTCAAAAGATGTCTCATTTCCTAGACAAGTTGCTATGTATCTTGCTAAAGAACTCATTAACGATTCCCTTATACGTCTTGCCTCTGCTTTTGGGGGCAAAACTCACTCTACTCTTTTACATGCTTGGAAAAAAATCGCAGGTCTTGTGAAAAAAGATGAAAGATTACGTCGTCAAATTGATATGGCTAGACGCAATCTAGAAGCTTAA
- a CDS encoding type III secretion chaperone — MNQIDWISILGWSDEELSDLRFVGYSYIKQGKYDIAITFFEALIILSPSSLYDLQTLGALYLQKNNNLMALNYIEKALKLDPLHQPTLLNRVKVLFALGYKKQALAQAKELERSQNPEIINQATALVIAYS, encoded by the coding sequence ATGAATCAAATCGATTGGATATCTATATTAGGATGGAGTGACGAAGAGCTCTCCGATTTACGTTTTGTCGGTTACTCTTATATTAAACAAGGCAAATACGATATTGCGATCACTTTTTTTGAAGCGCTTATCATTTTATCTCCCTCTTCTCTTTACGATCTTCAGACCCTTGGTGCTTTATATCTACAAAAAAATAATAACCTAATGGCGTTAAATTATATTGAAAAAGCACTTAAACTCGATCCACTTCACCAACCTACTCTACTTAATCGAGTAAAGGTTCTATTCGCTTTAGGTTACAAAAAGCAAGCATTAGCTCAAGCTAAAGAACTGGAAAGAAGTCAAAACCCTGAAATTATCAATCAAGCTACAGCTCTTGTCATAGCGTATAGCTAA
- a CDS encoding DUF5399 family protein — translation MPPRTIDNLGIEVSTRYAEDLKELDQKLLVEAQGIQEQTEIEITYPFFLTELEILLEPQKQQTWATFTPPKGYFEQKKRFFMFQLIPSLGSEEKHETQTQKIISLKTFSRKKKGNQQQEEEQGSDHSDREKEYHEKEKKILVSVLQTIMHLDKEIQEINARRGQYHKG, via the coding sequence ATGCCACCACGTACAATTGATAACTTAGGAATTGAGGTCTCAACTCGATATGCAGAGGATTTAAAAGAGCTCGATCAAAAGCTACTGGTCGAAGCTCAGGGCATTCAAGAACAGACAGAAATAGAAATTACCTACCCATTCTTTCTAACAGAGTTAGAAATTTTGCTCGAACCTCAAAAACAGCAAACATGGGCAACTTTCACTCCTCCTAAAGGATATTTTGAGCAAAAAAAGCGGTTTTTTATGTTTCAATTGATCCCTTCTTTAGGATCGGAAGAAAAACATGAAACGCAAACGCAAAAGATCATTTCTCTGAAAACCTTTTCTAGAAAAAAAAAGGGTAATCAACAGCAAGAAGAAGAGCAAGGATCAGATCATTCCGATCGTGAAAAAGAATATCATGAGAAAGAGAAAAAAATACTCGTCTCTGTTTTACAAACCATTATGCATTTAGACAAAGAAATCCAAGAAATCAATGCTCGAAGAGGGCAATATCATAAAGGCTGA
- a CDS encoding division/cell wall cluster transcriptional repressor MraZ, whose translation MHKFFFSGSTVTKIDEKGRFVLPQGMRFGLVENGILEFSLGLGLGGCLAIYRQSDIQRIIAKFQEKSHLGKYQKFFTLFFSTLYQTTCDKIGRVHVPSTLRKAVGITSEIVIAGVLNKIEIWPKKEYDTQLEAVLSGEDIDMNLAKLTEEAFALLEKPEEEMDDI comes from the coding sequence ATGCACAAGTTCTTTTTTAGTGGATCAACAGTAACTAAAATTGATGAAAAAGGAAGATTTGTGCTTCCTCAAGGGATGCGTTTTGGTTTGGTGGAAAATGGTATATTAGAGTTCAGTTTAGGTCTTGGATTAGGAGGATGTTTAGCTATTTATCGTCAAAGCGATATTCAAAGAATTATAGCTAAATTTCAAGAAAAATCACATTTAGGCAAATATCAGAAGTTTTTTACATTGTTTTTTTCCACACTATACCAAACTACATGCGATAAAATTGGAAGGGTGCATGTTCCATCCACGTTGAGAAAAGCAGTAGGAATTACCTCTGAAATTGTAATCGCAGGCGTTCTTAACAAAATTGAAATTTGGCCAAAGAAAGAGTACGACACACAGCTTGAAGCGGTGCTAAGCGGTGAAGATATTGATATGAATTTGGCTAAACTAACAGAAGAAGCATTTGCTTTACTCGAAAAACCAGAAGAGGAAATGGATGACATATAA